One genomic segment of Candidatus Thermodiscus eudorianus includes these proteins:
- a CDS encoding preprotein translocase subunit Sec61beta: protein MAKKRKREGGPMSAAGLIAFYDEYEGKIKMSPTTLVLASTIFAAIVVIAHMIF, encoded by the coding sequence ATGGCAAAGAAGAGGAAGAGGGAAGGCGGCCCCATGAGCGCCGCGGGACTAATAGCCTTCTACGATGAATACGAGGGCAAGATAAAGATGAGCCCCACGACCCTCGTCCTGGCATCAACCATCTTCGCCGCCATAGTAGTCATCGCCCACATGATCTTCTAG
- a CDS encoding geranylgeranylglyceryl/heptaprenylglyceryl phosphate synthase, producing the protein MKGKLLNWLKEKRRKSRLHFTLIDPDKDSPASALERAKRARDAGTDAILVGGSTGVHEPALSKTVEAVKNAGLPVILFPGNLNGLTPKADAVLFMTLLNSEDVYYLSGVQVQAAPLVLKMELEPIPTAYIIVGYGGAAGYIGRARPIPYEHPELVAIHALAGAMMGAEVIYLEAGSGAPNPVPPEAVSYTKSLLVQAGLGPLLLVGGGVRDPQTARELASAGADGLVTGTLAEKRPEMLEEVIGAFKKG; encoded by the coding sequence ATGAAGGGGAAGCTTCTGAACTGGCTGAAGGAGAAGAGGAGGAAGAGTAGACTACACTTCACACTAATCGACCCAGACAAGGACTCCCCCGCGTCGGCCCTGGAGAGGGCTAAGAGGGCCAGGGATGCGGGTACCGATGCCATACTAGTAGGGGGCTCCACGGGAGTCCACGAGCCTGCCCTGTCAAAGACCGTCGAGGCGGTGAAGAACGCGGGGCTACCAGTCATATTATTCCCAGGCAACCTCAATGGGCTGACGCCGAAAGCCGATGCAGTCCTATTCATGACCCTCCTGAACAGCGAAGACGTATACTATCTCTCAGGCGTGCAGGTCCAGGCCGCGCCACTAGTGCTCAAGATGGAGCTCGAACCCATACCCACGGCATACATTATAGTCGGATACGGGGGCGCCGCCGGATACATAGGGAGGGCCAGGCCAATACCCTACGAGCACCCAGAACTCGTCGCCATCCACGCCCTCGCTGGAGCCATGATGGGTGCAGAAGTGATATACCTGGAGGCTGGAAGCGGTGCGCCCAACCCGGTCCCCCCAGAAGCCGTATCCTACACTAAGAGTCTACTAGTCCAGGCTGGGCTAGGCCCCCTGCTCCTAGTCGGGGGCGGGGTGAGGGACCCCCAGACGGCTAGGGAACTCGCATCCGCCGGGGCAGACGGGCTCGTAACAGGGACCCTTGCAGAGAAGAGGCCGGAGATGCTAGAGGAGGTAATAGGAGCTTTCAAGAAGGGCTAG
- a CDS encoding ABC transporter substrate-binding protein — translation MKKAVALIMIALFVIPVAAGLVSSAQYVQTIITKRIEEDTNAIGSLLTGDTQARLFPIGDPDAAMRLKDAGFDLITPYSGMDNLLLNPNHCSDGSLNIFVNRKARFALQFLVPRSDIVANIFKGFGIPQYIPWIPNDPDYPYLVGTALKIQFLIENKGEEYGKQLLAEALQELGATKGNDGKWYYNGQPVTVKFVIRVEDQRKDIGELVAHKLEEVGLTVDYLYKDFSGAIQLVYYGDPSACEWQIYTEGWGITGMTKYDYGNFVWFYTGYWGGVPDVSWGGDYQNKTLDKLGEWLDTGNYTSEDQFWQMINEGVWMGFQESIRIFIVQTADILVVSKDLGGIVQSPKATPWNEFTYVSLQYSKGDTVKFSNRYVYKEGWVWNPVGGFADMYSAIAVRAAVYFPFGVQSRITDGQPGWSPLGSTTWKVEKNATIPDDAILYDPAQHKFVTAAEAGVAGEKVANEVILNYKILPQVTFHDNTQMTLADLIAPLAVIFEWGTDTSTNTTQDPWFEKRVARNYATTLSTLKAVKIINETAIAVYTDYDHIDPGIVAATADRWSVTPLELLAAMDLLVRSSPNYVWDYRSQNPDQGIYAVHLIDPTQVEKMVQLIQNATDNPQPSWVQDLINMGLLTLDEWRQRVNNLIAFANEYNHLLIGEGPYYLESYDSVNDQVTLKRWSAFPLDPAKLYQELQPKSVSISTTVLPVTPNTAGSIVATITVEVNGQPATMDDVEPFAVLINLDTFDSIFLKFTQTAPGQFQVVLPQDMPEGYYQLSVMIYPKGYSNPGLDSQVVHLVKPQPTTTTTTTTTTTTTTTTSTTTTTTTTTTTAAPQPTTTTTTTTTTTAAGGVSGTTIAAIIIVIIILAAAYYYLRK, via the coding sequence TTGAAGAAGGCGGTAGCACTAATAATGATAGCATTATTCGTAATACCAGTCGCAGCCGGGCTAGTTAGCAGCGCGCAATACGTGCAAACGATCATAACGAAGAGGATAGAGGAGGACACCAACGCTATAGGGAGCCTACTAACGGGCGATACACAGGCAAGACTATTCCCGATAGGCGACCCAGACGCCGCAATGAGGCTAAAGGACGCTGGATTCGACCTAATAACACCATACAGCGGAATGGACAACCTACTACTCAACCCCAACCACTGCAGTGACGGGAGCCTAAACATTTTCGTAAACAGAAAGGCCAGGTTCGCACTACAGTTCCTAGTGCCGAGAAGCGACATCGTAGCAAACATATTCAAGGGCTTCGGAATACCACAGTACATACCATGGATACCCAATGATCCAGACTACCCATACCTAGTAGGAACAGCCCTAAAGATACAGTTCCTAATCGAGAACAAGGGCGAGGAGTACGGTAAGCAACTATTAGCAGAAGCACTACAAGAACTAGGAGCAACCAAGGGCAACGACGGTAAGTGGTACTACAATGGACAGCCGGTTACCGTGAAGTTCGTCATCAGGGTCGAGGACCAGAGAAAGGACATAGGAGAACTCGTGGCACACAAGCTAGAAGAGGTAGGACTAACCGTAGACTACCTCTACAAGGACTTCAGCGGAGCAATCCAGCTAGTCTACTACGGAGACCCGAGCGCCTGTGAGTGGCAGATCTACACTGAGGGCTGGGGAATCACCGGAATGACCAAGTACGACTACGGTAACTTCGTGTGGTTCTACACCGGATACTGGGGTGGCGTCCCAGACGTATCCTGGGGCGGCGACTACCAGAACAAGACCCTGGACAAGCTCGGAGAGTGGCTAGACACTGGCAACTACACGAGCGAAGACCAGTTCTGGCAGATGATAAACGAGGGCGTATGGATGGGCTTCCAGGAGTCCATAAGGATATTCATAGTACAGACAGCTGACATCCTAGTCGTCTCAAAGGACCTAGGCGGCATAGTCCAGAGCCCCAAGGCCACACCATGGAACGAGTTCACCTATGTCAGCCTACAATACTCCAAGGGCGACACCGTCAAGTTCAGCAACAGGTACGTCTACAAGGAAGGATGGGTATGGAACCCAGTAGGCGGATTCGCCGACATGTATAGCGCAATAGCAGTCAGGGCAGCGGTATACTTCCCATTCGGAGTACAGTCAAGGATAACCGACGGACAGCCAGGCTGGAGCCCACTTGGCAGCACAACGTGGAAGGTAGAGAAGAACGCGACAATCCCCGACGACGCAATACTCTATGACCCAGCCCAGCACAAGTTCGTGACAGCCGCTGAGGCAGGAGTAGCCGGAGAGAAGGTGGCCAACGAAGTCATACTAAACTACAAGATACTACCACAAGTCACATTCCACGACAACACCCAAATGACCCTAGCAGACTTGATAGCACCACTAGCCGTGATATTCGAGTGGGGTACGGACACCAGCACCAACACAACGCAAGACCCGTGGTTCGAGAAGAGAGTCGCTAGGAACTACGCCACAACACTCTCAACGCTCAAAGCCGTGAAGATAATCAACGAGACTGCAATAGCTGTCTACACAGACTACGACCACATAGACCCAGGAATCGTAGCTGCCACAGCCGACAGATGGAGCGTCACTCCACTAGAGCTACTAGCTGCCATGGACCTACTAGTAAGGAGCAGCCCCAACTACGTATGGGACTACAGGAGCCAGAACCCAGACCAGGGCATCTACGCAGTGCACCTGATAGACCCGACACAGGTAGAGAAGATGGTCCAGCTAATACAGAACGCGACCGACAACCCACAGCCATCATGGGTCCAGGACCTAATCAACATGGGCCTACTAACACTAGACGAATGGAGGCAGAGAGTCAACAACCTAATAGCATTCGCTAACGAGTACAACCACCTACTGATCGGAGAGGGACCCTACTATCTAGAGAGCTATGATAGCGTGAACGACCAGGTAACACTCAAGAGGTGGAGCGCGTTCCCACTCGACCCAGCAAAGCTCTACCAGGAGCTACAGCCCAAGAGCGTGTCAATATCAACAACCGTATTACCGGTGACGCCTAACACTGCAGGCAGTATAGTTGCGACGATAACCGTAGAGGTCAACGGACAGCCAGCTACAATGGATGATGTAGAGCCATTCGCAGTACTGATAAACCTTGACACGTTCGACTCCATATTCCTGAAGTTCACCCAGACAGCACCTGGCCAGTTCCAGGTGGTACTACCACAGGACATGCCTGAGGGCTACTACCAGCTAAGCGTGATGATCTACCCGAAGGGATACTCCAACCCTGGACTCGACAGTCAGGTAGTCCATCTAGTAAAGCCGCAGCCGACCACTACTACGACTACAACCACCACAACCACTACAACAACGACCACCAGTACAACCACTACTACGACTACAACCACCACGACCGCTGCACCGCAGCCGACCACTACTACGACTACAACCACCACAACCACGGCTGCTGGAGGAGTCAGTGGAACCACGATAGCAGCAATAATAATAGTAATAATAATACTAGCTGCAGCGTATTATTATCTGAGAAAGTAG
- a CDS encoding ABC transporter ATP-binding protein, with protein sequence MSTVLEVNNLRTYFFTLRGVVRAVDGVSLKLNKGETLGIVGESGCGKSTLAWSLMKLVPPPGKIMSGSIKIDGMDITKMSESEVRRKIRWRKISMIFQGAMNALNPVYKVGDQIIEPLTHHLNLEREEALEKAKELVEAVGLPPEILDRYPHELSGGQKQRIVIAMAIAMEPDIVIADEPTTALDVVVQAQILNLMKKLHREKGISIILITHDLGVVTELSEKIAVMYAGKIVEYGKAEEIFEKPLHPYTQALIRAVPRLKGDIHKLEYIPGTPPDLRRPPQGCRFHPRCPRKFEPCDKDEPPFEEVEKGHWVACWLHSRR encoded by the coding sequence ATGTCAACAGTGCTGGAGGTGAACAACCTAAGAACATACTTCTTCACGCTCAGAGGAGTAGTACGAGCAGTAGATGGCGTCTCGCTGAAACTCAACAAAGGAGAAACCCTCGGAATAGTCGGTGAAAGCGGATGTGGAAAGAGCACCCTAGCATGGAGTCTAATGAAGCTAGTACCACCACCAGGTAAAATCATGAGCGGGTCGATAAAGATCGACGGAATGGACATCACGAAAATGAGCGAGTCGGAGGTTAGGAGGAAGATAAGGTGGAGGAAGATAAGCATGATATTCCAGGGGGCTATGAACGCGCTAAACCCCGTATACAAGGTCGGAGACCAGATAATAGAGCCGCTAACACACCACCTAAACCTGGAGAGAGAGGAAGCACTGGAGAAGGCTAAGGAGCTGGTCGAGGCAGTTGGGCTTCCCCCCGAAATCCTAGACAGGTACCCCCACGAGTTATCCGGGGGCCAGAAGCAGAGGATAGTTATTGCCATGGCCATAGCCATGGAGCCCGACATAGTGATAGCAGACGAGCCTACAACCGCTCTCGACGTAGTCGTCCAAGCACAGATACTAAATCTGATGAAGAAGCTGCATAGGGAGAAGGGGATAAGCATAATCCTGATAACACACGACCTTGGGGTAGTAACTGAGTTATCGGAGAAAATAGCGGTAATGTACGCGGGTAAGATAGTCGAGTACGGTAAAGCCGAGGAGATATTCGAGAAACCGCTACACCCCTATACACAGGCCCTAATAAGAGCCGTGCCTAGACTCAAAGGTGATATTCACAAGCTAGAGTATATACCTGGCACCCCACCCGATCTCCGGAGACCTCCGCAAGGATGCAGGTTCCACCCCCGGTGCCCGAGGAAGTTCGAGCCCTGTGACAAGGACGAGCCCCCATTCGAGGAGGTAGAGAAGGGCCACTGGGTTGCATGCTGGCTTCACTCTAGGAGGTGA
- a CDS encoding ABC transporter permease, with protein sequence MRWLAVKLVNFVIVLVIVTFIVAAIFAGPLTERQKQALRQEIQQEVIAQLRLPGGQELKKEIIKEYMEYAKSHGLPINNETLDKDALRWYIDQLTQEEIHNRGLDKPWYIIATRYTKTMLTFEPVNSSATLETRGFFFYKQGDKNAYHIILERVPFSVLLFTTSSTIVILLATPLALYAARRPGGILDNTIVGWSVFSVSMPWWWLAMVFIFFFTQRYHIFPKVTENFNPHDIGNLLSKAALPVLTVTVLSVGDTAYRMRNILLDVFNEDFVMVARAKGLPEPTVLRKHVLRAAAPPIVTIVLFSIVLSVFAGAIITELIFEWPGLGKLYWDAISANDVAVLTVLTYVTTLLYLVTRLVLDILYTLLDPRIKRA encoded by the coding sequence GTGCGCTGGCTTGCGGTGAAGCTGGTTAACTTCGTCATAGTACTAGTAATTGTAACATTCATTGTCGCCGCGATATTCGCCGGGCCACTGACCGAGAGACAGAAGCAGGCTCTCAGGCAAGAGATACAGCAGGAGGTTATCGCGCAACTCAGGTTGCCCGGGGGGCAGGAGCTCAAGAAGGAGATAATAAAGGAGTACATGGAGTATGCTAAGTCCCATGGACTCCCCATAAACAATGAAACCCTCGATAAGGACGCGTTGCGGTGGTATATAGACCAGTTGACTCAAGAGGAGATACACAACCGCGGGCTAGACAAGCCGTGGTACATAATAGCGACTAGGTATACCAAGACCATGCTTACCTTCGAACCAGTAAATTCCAGTGCCACACTGGAGACGAGGGGCTTCTTCTTCTACAAGCAGGGGGACAAGAACGCGTATCATATAATACTTGAGAGGGTCCCCTTCAGCGTCCTCCTATTCACGACATCGTCAACAATAGTGATCCTACTAGCAACACCACTAGCCCTCTACGCCGCCAGGAGACCCGGAGGTATACTCGACAACACGATAGTGGGGTGGAGCGTGTTCAGCGTCAGCATGCCCTGGTGGTGGCTCGCCATGGTCTTCATATTCTTCTTCACACAACGATACCACATCTTCCCAAAGGTGACGGAGAACTTCAATCCACACGACATAGGAAACCTACTCTCAAAGGCAGCACTCCCAGTGCTGACAGTCACCGTGCTCAGCGTAGGCGATACGGCGTACAGGATGAGGAACATCTTGTTGGACGTCTTCAACGAGGACTTCGTAATGGTAGCTAGGGCAAAAGGCCTGCCGGAGCCAACAGTCCTGAGGAAGCACGTGCTACGGGCAGCCGCACCGCCAATAGTAACAATAGTACTCTTCTCAATCGTCCTAAGCGTCTTCGCTGGAGCAATAATCACGGAGTTGATATTCGAGTGGCCGGGCCTAGGGAAGCTCTACTGGGACGCCATCTCCGCCAATGACGTGGCAGTCCTAACGGTCCTAACGTATGTGACGACGCTCCTCTACCTAGTGACCAGGCTAGTCCTGGACATACTGTACACACTACTAGATCCGAGGATCAAGAGGGCGTGA
- a CDS encoding ABC transporter permease subunit, protein MFENFKSNMKIVLRTWSGKVGVALLLIQVILAFYAVAAYYPDGMKLYEQGKQAYYPYKYPATVPPCWVVKDKFNTITQAKEDLKVHQEVMSKIPEDLRIVAPDLYDILDKQLTPILQTGFYKVVYYDYEGTINITSHSLPSDVRLLLTLKIPTDLQASGQVVVTSAWMYIERPDSEAINFIPVIFFQGQLYSQGQNATNVLTIYGSVIKKTVEGNVTYNARAETLSNYKNSPYLASTLDKTLSRLYEILGIQASNQTLLDPRMLFATVDNGKITGLSGTYKVHIGMYAVVLANAADAAKNGMGIVHYKFRLMGNCYGFFGTDVYSRPIGLGLLLGLPYAFLLGFTVTFVSTFIGAIYGTLAGYWKDIKGEILMRIADVMLSLPFLPILIAISYAFGTITLKSLALIMIALSWAGPVIVVRSMALQISEQLYIEAAKAVGVSTKKIIFKHIFPQIYPYTMAIAVLSIPGIIVAEASLALLGFGDPSAPTWGKMLQLAYNVKAVTTGWWWMYIFPGLALVIFSATFLLIGRAIEPIVAPKLQK, encoded by the coding sequence TTGTTCGAGAACTTCAAGTCTAACATGAAGATCGTGCTCCGAACCTGGAGCGGTAAAGTAGGGGTCGCCCTCCTGCTAATCCAGGTAATCCTGGCATTCTACGCGGTGGCGGCATATTACCCCGACGGGATGAAGCTGTATGAACAGGGTAAGCAGGCATACTACCCCTACAAGTATCCTGCAACAGTCCCTCCGTGCTGGGTCGTCAAAGACAAGTTCAATACCATAACCCAGGCTAAGGAGGACTTAAAGGTCCATCAAGAAGTCATGAGCAAGATTCCCGAGGACCTACGTATAGTAGCGCCAGACCTCTACGATATACTAGACAAGCAACTAACACCAATACTCCAAACCGGCTTCTACAAAGTAGTCTACTACGACTATGAGGGAACAATCAACATAACTAGCCACTCACTGCCAAGCGATGTAAGACTACTCCTGACACTAAAGATCCCCACAGACCTCCAAGCCTCAGGCCAGGTAGTAGTCACCTCCGCCTGGATGTACATAGAGAGGCCTGATAGCGAAGCAATCAATTTCATCCCAGTAATATTCTTCCAGGGACAACTCTACAGTCAAGGACAAAACGCGACCAACGTGCTAACCATATACGGCTCGGTTATAAAGAAGACGGTGGAGGGCAACGTTACCTACAATGCAAGAGCCGAGACCCTATCCAACTACAAGAATTCACCCTACCTCGCATCTACACTAGACAAGACCCTCTCCAGACTATACGAGATACTAGGGATACAAGCATCTAACCAAACCCTCCTCGACCCTAGAATGCTATTCGCAACAGTAGACAATGGCAAGATCACAGGCCTCAGCGGTACATACAAGGTGCACATAGGCATGTATGCAGTCGTCTTGGCCAACGCCGCCGATGCCGCCAAGAACGGTATGGGTATAGTACACTACAAGTTCAGGTTAATGGGTAACTGCTACGGGTTCTTCGGGACTGACGTCTACTCTAGGCCCATCGGCCTAGGCCTCCTACTAGGGCTCCCATACGCCTTCCTACTAGGCTTTACTGTAACCTTCGTCTCAACATTCATCGGCGCGATATATGGGACCCTGGCAGGGTACTGGAAGGATATAAAGGGAGAGATCCTAATGAGGATCGCCGACGTCATGTTATCCCTGCCATTCCTCCCAATACTAATTGCTATATCCTATGCCTTCGGCACCATCACCTTGAAGTCCCTGGCTCTAATCATGATCGCCCTTTCATGGGCAGGCCCCGTTATAGTAGTCAGGAGTATGGCCCTACAGATCTCGGAACAGTTATATATCGAGGCAGCCAAGGCCGTTGGAGTGTCGACGAAGAAGATAATATTCAAGCATATCTTCCCACAGATATACCCGTACACCATGGCTATAGCCGTACTATCAATCCCCGGGATTATAGTAGCAGAGGCAAGCCTAGCACTACTCGGCTTCGGCGATCCATCAGCCCCCACATGGGGTAAGATGCTGCAGTTGGCGTATAACGTCAAGGCTGTGACGACGGGATGGTGGTGGATGTACATATTCCCAGGCCTCGCATTAGTGATATTCTCGGCCACGTTCCTGTTAATTGGGAGAGCAATCGAGCCGATAGTGGCCCCGAAGCTGCAGAAGTAG
- a CDS encoding Lrp/AsnC ligand binding domain-containing protein → MALAIVMINVEVGKENEIFEKLFELPEVKEVYMVYGVHDVIAVIEADTMDSLRTLITEKIRRMDGVKSSMTSIVVMHKKKE, encoded by the coding sequence ATGGCGCTCGCTATCGTGATGATAAACGTCGAGGTCGGGAAGGAGAACGAGATCTTCGAGAAGCTCTTCGAGCTACCAGAGGTCAAGGAGGTATACATGGTCTACGGGGTCCACGACGTCATAGCAGTCATAGAGGCCGACACCATGGACTCCCTGAGGACCCTGATAACAGAGAAGATAAGGCGGATGGACGGAGTAAAGAGTAGCATGACCAGCATCGTGGTAATGCATAAGAAGAAGGAATAG
- a CDS encoding nucleotide pyrophosphohydrolase, giving the protein MTLRCFAEAMRASYLERDRERGLFETFSWLVEEVGELAEALRSGRPERIREEVADVLAWTISIANLVGVDVEDAVLSKYGLDIKLAGCREGPS; this is encoded by the coding sequence CTGACCCTGAGATGCTTTGCGGAGGCTATGAGGGCTTCGTACCTTGAGAGGGATAGGGAGAGGGGTCTCTTCGAGACGTTTTCGTGGCTCGTGGAGGAGGTCGGCGAGCTCGCCGAGGCCCTTAGGAGTGGGAGGCCCGAGAGGATTAGGGAGGAGGTGGCAGACGTGTTGGCCTGGACTATCAGCATAGCGAACCTGGTGGGCGTGGACGTTGAGGACGCCGTGCTCTCGAAGTACGGTCTCGACATTAAATTAGCTGGATGCCGCGAGGGACCCTCCTAG
- the rpiA gene encoding ribose 5-phosphate isomerase A, producing MQLVSDLGVEVERIGVGTGSTVAQLIEVLPSTGIKPSVVASSSLASALMLADRGYAPVHPSVAPVLDVYIDGADEVDPRGNLVKGRGAALLGEKILASRSRLNIFIVTGEKLVPRLGSRRPIPVEVVRDALTPVVEAIRRRFPDTAPRTGGGKDGPVISDWGGVIVDVHTGPLRDPLEVEGFLRSIPGVVETGLFIGYTDYVVVGRDDCGWEVLRFERPHTL from the coding sequence CTGCAGCTTGTCAGTGATCTAGGCGTAGAAGTCGAGAGAATCGGCGTGGGCACGGGGTCCACTGTCGCCCAGCTGATAGAGGTGCTCCCCTCTACGGGCATAAAACCCTCCGTGGTAGCCTCGTCGAGCCTGGCCTCGGCGTTGATGCTGGCTGATAGGGGTTATGCCCCGGTGCATCCCAGCGTAGCCCCGGTACTAGACGTCTATATCGATGGAGCCGACGAGGTGGATCCGAGGGGCAACCTGGTCAAGGGCCGGGGGGCGGCGCTCCTCGGGGAGAAGATACTGGCTAGTAGGAGTAGGCTGAACATATTCATAGTCACGGGGGAGAAGCTCGTCCCCAGGCTGGGCTCCAGGAGGCCGATCCCGGTCGAGGTCGTGAGGGACGCGTTAACCCCCGTGGTCGAGGCTATACGTAGGAGGTTCCCCGATACCGCTCCACGGACTGGTGGCGGCAAGGATGGTCCTGTGATCAGCGACTGGGGAGGGGTCATCGTGGATGTCCACACGGGTCCCCTGAGGGACCCTCTGGAGGTTGAGGGGTTCCTACGCAGTATACCGGGTGTGGTCGAGACGGGCCTCTTCATAGGCTATACTGATTACGTCGTGGTCGGCCGGGACGATTGTGGATGGGAGGTGTTAAGGTTCGAGCGACCCCACACCCTATGA
- a CDS encoding tRNA(Ile)(2)-agmatinylcytidine synthase: protein MTTPTANPDSFPHPFTIAIDDSDTPWGGCTTHLAWIILSRLRDHVVLADYPLLVRLNPVVPRKTRGNAAVVIRGYTRLDYEDLYEMINGVIDGYMPVKAPGKSPGLALYRGTEPWRVPLLRILYHRGRREFIPVELAEEAAARLGITARRGSGLVGAILSLAALAPWDPYTFELIAYRRVEKLGEDRCVRGDPMDEAKLPPCEYANYDLVTGKLVAAPGGPDPVLIGFRGAEPTCLGKASRLLCEEPAGWVLYRTNQHTGAGPLRVPLRPYNYVKLRGVVAKRPRELPGGHVIVELDAQWGRVPLAFYRETGPLREVARMLVEGDLIGVEGGVVPRSRGNTIAVDVLVVYRLASEEVYLAPRCPRCGSRMKSMGKGKGYRCERCGYRDPRARPVRVRVPRPLTPGRYTPPVSSARHLTKYNWWEPAVGGGTPASMPVECVVSQEAEPPPLSYGWEYCKPLVYNPPVSSGA, encoded by the coding sequence TTGACGACTCCCACGGCAAACCCGGATTCTTTCCCACACCCCTTCACCATAGCCATTGACGACTCCGACACCCCCTGGGGCGGGTGCACCACGCACCTAGCATGGATCATCCTCTCAAGGCTGCGGGACCACGTGGTACTGGCAGACTATCCCCTACTCGTGAGGCTCAACCCCGTGGTCCCCAGGAAGACCCGGGGCAACGCGGCAGTAGTCATAAGAGGATACACGAGGCTAGACTATGAGGATCTCTACGAGATGATCAACGGGGTAATCGACGGCTACATGCCTGTAAAAGCCCCCGGCAAGTCGCCCGGGCTCGCGCTCTACAGGGGAACAGAGCCCTGGAGGGTCCCTCTACTCAGAATCCTCTACCACAGGGGTAGGAGGGAATTCATACCTGTAGAGCTGGCCGAGGAAGCAGCGGCTAGACTAGGCATAACAGCGAGGAGAGGTAGCGGGCTCGTCGGCGCCATCCTCTCGCTGGCGGCTCTGGCGCCCTGGGACCCCTACACGTTCGAGCTCATAGCATACAGGCGCGTAGAGAAGCTTGGAGAGGATCGATGCGTGAGAGGCGATCCCATGGACGAGGCCAAACTGCCCCCGTGCGAATATGCCAACTACGACCTGGTCACTGGCAAGCTAGTAGCCGCCCCCGGGGGGCCCGACCCCGTGCTCATAGGCTTCCGGGGGGCCGAGCCTACATGCCTTGGAAAGGCTTCGAGGCTGTTATGCGAGGAGCCCGCTGGCTGGGTGCTCTACAGGACGAACCAACACACGGGGGCGGGTCCCCTGAGGGTCCCCCTCAGACCCTACAACTACGTCAAGCTCAGGGGTGTAGTAGCTAAGAGGCCTAGAGAGCTCCCCGGAGGCCACGTGATCGTAGAGCTCGACGCCCAGTGGGGGAGGGTCCCTCTAGCCTTCTACAGGGAAACAGGCCCTCTGCGGGAAGTGGCCCGGATGCTGGTGGAGGGCGACCTCATCGGGGTCGAGGGCGGGGTCGTGCCCAGGAGCAGGGGGAACACTATAGCAGTCGACGTATTGGTCGTCTATAGGCTAGCCAGCGAGGAAGTATACCTGGCCCCTAGGTGTCCTAGGTGCGGGTCCCGCATGAAGAGTATGGGGAAAGGGAAGGGGTACCGGTGCGAGAGATGCGGGTATAGGGATCCCCGTGCCAGGCCAGTCAGGGTGAGGGTCCCTCGACCACTCACACCAGGCCGGTACACCCCTCCCGTCTCGTCGGCTAGGCATCTCACCAAGTACAACTGGTGGGAGCCAGCCGTGGGAGGAGGGACCCCCGCCTCGATGCCTGTGGAGTGTGTTGTCAGCCAGGAAGCTGAGCCTCCTCCACTCTCCTATGGGTGGGAGTATTGTAAACCATTGGTTTACAACCCCCCTGTTTCAAGTGGAGCATGA